The Microbacterium sp. SORGH_AS_0862 genome has a segment encoding these proteins:
- the rplM gene encoding 50S ribosomal protein L13, whose translation MTRTFTPKAGEIQREWLVIDATDVVLGRLASHAATLLRGKHKPTFANHVDTGDFVIVINADKVALTGQKLEQKKAYRHSGYPGGLKSVTYSELLEKNPVRAVEKAVRGMLPKNSLGRQQLSKLKVYRGAEHPHAAQQPTAYAFDQVAQ comes from the coding sequence GTGACGCGCACTTTCACCCCCAAGGCTGGCGAGATCCAGCGCGAGTGGCTGGTCATCGACGCGACCGACGTCGTCCTCGGGCGCCTCGCCTCGCACGCGGCCACCCTTCTCCGCGGCAAGCACAAGCCCACCTTCGCCAACCACGTCGACACCGGTGACTTCGTCATCGTCATCAACGCCGACAAGGTGGCCCTCACCGGGCAGAAGCTCGAGCAGAAGAAGGCGTACCGCCACTCCGGTTACCCGGGCGGCCTCAAGTCCGTCACCTACTCGGAGCTGCTCGAGAAGAACCCCGTCCGCGCCGTGGAGAAGGCCGTTCGCGGCATGCTCCCCAAGAACAGCCTGGGTCGCCAGCAGCTCTCGAAGCTGAAGGTCTACCGCGGTGCGGAGCACCCGCACGCCGCGCAGCAGCCCACGGCTTACGCCTTCGACCAGGTCGCCCAGTAA
- a CDS encoding helix-turn-helix transcriptional regulator → MDEPRRDSTIRLDSRAVRALAHPLRSRILSRLRTRGPATATELAAALGTNTGATSYHLRALGEVGLVTDTGEGEGRRREWRAASERHSWVDSDFAGDEDARTALAWLSRDYVRQFAVGAERWLDAAEHWPTEWVDVLGLSDGFLTVTPEQTAAFSAELAQLMARYRDAGTADPRARRIHVSSFARPLDLDDA, encoded by the coding sequence ATGGACGAGCCTCGCCGCGACAGCACCATCCGCCTCGACAGCCGCGCCGTGCGCGCGCTCGCCCATCCGTTGCGCTCGCGCATCCTGAGTCGCCTGCGCACTCGCGGCCCCGCCACTGCGACCGAGCTCGCAGCCGCCCTCGGCACCAATACGGGCGCGACGAGCTACCACCTGCGTGCTCTCGGTGAGGTGGGGCTGGTGACCGACACCGGAGAGGGCGAGGGACGCCGCCGCGAGTGGCGCGCGGCGAGCGAGCGTCACTCATGGGTCGATTCCGACTTCGCCGGCGATGAGGACGCCCGGACCGCACTGGCATGGCTGAGCCGCGACTACGTGCGTCAGTTCGCGGTGGGCGCCGAGCGATGGCTGGATGCGGCCGAGCACTGGCCCACGGAATGGGTCGACGTGCTGGGCCTGTCCGACGGCTTCCTGACCGTGACGCCCGAGCAGACCGCCGCCTTCTCCGCCGAGCTGGCGCAGCTCATGGCGCGCTACCGCGATGCGGGCACGGCCGATCCGCGGGCGCGCCGCATCCACGTCAGCTCGTTCGCGAGACCCCTCGACCTGGACGACGCGTGA
- a CDS encoding MFS transporter — MIDAAGAQRRLLWLTALRWLPVGVTFGLTALLPLERGLSLVEVGAILSLQGIVALVLELPTGGLADTLGRRPVLLIAAVIGLASTVLFVLAQDVAAFAIAMLLQGVFRTLDSGPLEAWYVDTTHAADPDAAVEQGLARAATVLGVSIAAGALGGGLLVAWGPLPGASALVLPFLVSLALSAASVVVTAILVVEPARPRRRKHGAATDSSGLLAALRLVRRSPVLRALLAVEVFWAVAMVAFETLTPVRLAELAGGENAAGALFGPASAAAWGLFALGSLLAGRAARRWGVAVTAALARILNGAFVVVMGVVAGPVGLLAAYGAAYLSHGAASPMHNTLLHRQADSGTRASVLSANAMVSGGVYSAGLLALTVLAEHTGTGIAFAAAGAFSVFGALCYLPAWRAEHAAART, encoded by the coding sequence GTGATCGACGCCGCGGGCGCCCAGCGCCGTTTGCTGTGGCTGACGGCGCTGCGCTGGCTGCCGGTCGGGGTCACCTTCGGACTCACCGCGCTCCTTCCGCTGGAGCGCGGTCTCAGTCTCGTCGAGGTCGGCGCGATCCTGTCGCTGCAAGGGATCGTCGCGCTCGTGCTGGAGCTGCCGACCGGCGGGCTCGCCGACACCCTGGGTCGCCGGCCGGTGCTGTTGATCGCGGCTGTGATCGGCCTCGCGTCCACCGTGCTGTTCGTGCTCGCGCAGGACGTCGCGGCCTTCGCGATAGCGATGCTCCTGCAGGGCGTGTTCCGCACGCTCGACTCCGGCCCGCTGGAGGCCTGGTACGTCGACACGACGCACGCCGCCGATCCCGACGCCGCCGTGGAGCAGGGGCTCGCCCGCGCCGCCACGGTGCTCGGCGTCTCGATCGCGGCGGGAGCGCTCGGCGGCGGACTGCTCGTGGCATGGGGACCGCTTCCCGGCGCGTCCGCGCTCGTGCTGCCGTTCCTCGTGAGCCTCGCGCTGTCCGCCGCGAGCGTCGTCGTCACAGCGATCCTCGTGGTCGAGCCGGCACGCCCGCGCCGACGGAAGCACGGTGCGGCCACAGACTCTTCGGGACTGCTCGCGGCACTGCGGCTGGTCCGCCGTTCCCCGGTCCTGCGTGCGCTGCTGGCGGTGGAGGTCTTCTGGGCCGTCGCGATGGTCGCGTTCGAGACGCTCACACCTGTGCGGCTGGCGGAACTCGCCGGCGGCGAGAACGCGGCGGGTGCACTGTTCGGCCCCGCATCCGCCGCCGCCTGGGGGCTCTTCGCTCTCGGCTCGCTTCTGGCGGGGCGCGCGGCACGGCGATGGGGCGTGGCCGTCACCGCGGCGCTGGCCCGCATCCTGAACGGCGCGTTCGTGGTCGTCATGGGCGTCGTCGCCGGGCCCGTGGGCCTGCTCGCCGCGTACGGCGCCGCGTACCTCTCGCACGGAGCCGCCAGCCCCATGCACAACACGCTGCTCCACCGCCAGGCGGACAGCGGCACGCGCGCCAGCGTGCTCTCCGCCAACGCGATGGTCTCCGGCGGCGTCTACAGCGCGGGCCTGCTCGCCCTGACCGTGCTGGCGGAGCACACCGGTACGGGCATCGCCTTCGCCGCCGCGGGAGCCTTCAGCGTGTTCGGCGCGCTCTGCTACCTCCCGGCGTGGCGGGCCGAGCACGCCGCTGCCCGGACGTGA
- a CDS encoding MFS transporter, with product MPDAVAPVRALRSVPFLAAVNLAALGALTAPAVVGLPVRVADLVPAADRAGTLAVIIAAGALAAIVANPLVGFLSDRTRAGWGRRRPWMLAGAVAGPLAAWWLLSATDLFTLVLAWVGMQVCYNAVLSTAAAQLADTVEERWRAGASGIFAAAAFLGTLPPLVIAAALPTQLVLASAIMPAAAVIAVVLCVLFVPDATVADIDLPSRSPGGRRFAPAPGFTLVWVQRLLLQSAFSLTTAFTLYFVMDRMLRDQASATSVTSLSTVLGGGAIVIAAVTMGLLAGRRGDYRPFLAAAIVGLIAAALLRAFAMEHVQLWTSALVGGLAMGAFFAVDFALALRTIPAERTGAYLGVLNATETIPQVVGPLAAAALLATGSDPLGGRGGDYVALYVTAAAVALLALVLLRFVAPYARRPVSAPAPEDPALRGREERRHAS from the coding sequence ATGCCCGACGCCGTCGCCCCCGTCCGCGCGTTGCGCAGCGTCCCCTTCCTCGCCGCCGTCAACCTCGCCGCTCTCGGAGCGTTGACCGCGCCCGCGGTCGTCGGGCTCCCGGTGCGGGTGGCGGACCTCGTCCCCGCCGCCGATCGCGCAGGCACGCTCGCGGTGATCATCGCCGCCGGCGCACTCGCCGCGATCGTGGCGAACCCGCTCGTCGGATTCCTCTCGGACCGCACGCGTGCCGGGTGGGGCAGGCGCCGCCCGTGGATGCTGGCCGGCGCGGTCGCCGGGCCGCTGGCGGCCTGGTGGCTCCTGAGCGCGACCGACCTGTTCACCCTGGTGCTCGCGTGGGTCGGGATGCAGGTCTGCTACAACGCGGTGCTGTCCACCGCCGCCGCCCAGCTCGCCGACACCGTCGAGGAGAGATGGCGCGCGGGGGCGTCGGGGATCTTCGCGGCGGCCGCCTTCCTCGGCACCCTCCCCCCGCTCGTGATCGCGGCGGCCCTCCCCACCCAGTTGGTGCTCGCCTCGGCGATCATGCCCGCCGCTGCGGTGATCGCGGTCGTCCTGTGCGTCCTGTTCGTGCCGGATGCCACCGTCGCGGACATCGACCTGCCCTCCCGGTCCCCGGGTGGTCGTCGCTTCGCCCCGGCCCCCGGCTTCACCCTCGTGTGGGTCCAACGACTTCTGCTGCAGTCGGCGTTCTCGCTGACCACCGCCTTCACCCTGTACTTCGTGATGGACCGCATGCTGCGCGACCAGGCCTCCGCCACGAGCGTCACGTCCCTGTCCACGGTGCTCGGCGGCGGTGCCATCGTCATCGCCGCCGTCACGATGGGTCTGCTCGCCGGTCGCCGCGGCGACTACCGGCCGTTCCTGGCGGCCGCCATCGTCGGTCTCATCGCGGCCGCCCTCCTGCGCGCGTTCGCCATGGAGCACGTGCAGCTGTGGACGAGTGCGCTCGTGGGCGGGCTCGCCATGGGCGCCTTCTTCGCCGTCGACTTCGCCCTCGCGCTGCGCACGATCCCCGCCGAACGCACGGGCGCCTACCTCGGGGTCCTCAACGCGACCGAGACCATTCCGCAGGTCGTCGGGCCCCTGGCGGCCGCGGCGCTGCTCGCCACGGGGAGCGACCCGCTCGGTGGGCGCGGCGGCGACTACGTCGCGCTGTACGTGACCGCGGCGGCGGTGGCGCTGCTCGCACTGGTGCTGCTGCGCTTCGTCGCTCCCTACGCCCGCCGACCCGTCAGCGCTCCGGCCCCCGAAGATCCAGCGCTGCGAGGGCGCGAAGAGCGTCGGCACGCGA